In a single window of the Dysgonomonas mossii genome:
- a CDS encoding fumarylacetoacetate hydrolase family protein, which yields MKIICVGQNYQSHNKEMNRALSNSDDDPVLFMKPDTSLLSGDKKDFYIPDFSADIHYEAEVVVKISKMGKNIAERFAHRYYEEVTLGIDFTARDIQSELKKKGLPWEIAKAFDNSAAVGQFVSKGKWDKQMDDLNFSLSIDDKTVQSANTTEMIHPIDKIIAYASRFFTLKTGDLIFTGTPAGVGKVQIGNHLSGEIEGEKLLEIFIC from the coding sequence ATGAAGATTATTTGCGTAGGGCAAAATTATCAATCACATAATAAAGAAATGAACAGGGCATTATCGAATAGCGACGATGATCCTGTTCTTTTTATGAAACCCGATACATCTTTGCTTTCGGGAGATAAGAAAGATTTCTATATTCCCGATTTCTCTGCCGATATACATTACGAGGCTGAAGTTGTAGTTAAGATAAGTAAGATGGGTAAAAATATAGCAGAACGATTTGCTCATCGTTATTACGAAGAAGTTACTCTTGGTATCGACTTTACGGCAAGAGATATACAATCCGAATTAAAGAAAAAAGGACTCCCATGGGAAATAGCCAAAGCCTTTGATAACTCGGCAGCGGTAGGACAGTTTGTATCGAAAGGTAAATGGGACAAACAGATGGATGATTTGAATTTCAGTTTGTCTATTGATGATAAGACGGTGCAATCGGCTAACACTACCGAAATGATACATCCGATAGATAAGATAATTGCATACGCCAGTCGGTTTTTTACGCTCAAAACCGGCGATTTAATCTTTACAGGCACACCCGCCGGAGTAGGGAAGGTGCAAATAGGAAATCATTTATCAGGAGAAATAGAAGGAGAGAAATTGTTGGAAATATTTATTTGCTGA
- a CDS encoding dipeptide epimerase, with protein sequence MSQSRRNFLKTAALTTIGSGLFAGNPLAAFAQNNKKTISLNKKMKLSFKPYDLQLRHVFTIANSSRTTTPVVLTEITYDGITGYGEASLPPYLGESQASVIEFLKKVDLEQFSSPFELDDILTYIDKITENNTAAKASIDIALHDLVGKIMNQPWYKIWGLDKEKTPSTTFTIGIDTDEIVKQKTREAAPLYNILKVKLGRENDKQMIEAIRTVTDKPIAVDANQGWKDKHYALDMINWLKEKGIVMVEQPMPKYNLEDAAWITERSPLPIFADESFQRLQDVLRLKGAFTGVNIKLMKCTGMREAWKIQTVARTANMKVMIGCMTETSCAISAATQLSPAVDWADLDGNLLISNDCFKGVTVINGKLHLDDKPGIGIEKVG encoded by the coding sequence ATGTCACAATCGAGACGTAATTTTCTAAAAACAGCAGCTTTAACAACAATAGGAAGTGGATTATTCGCCGGCAATCCATTAGCAGCATTTGCTCAAAACAATAAGAAGACTATTTCATTAAATAAGAAAATGAAATTAAGCTTTAAGCCATACGATCTGCAATTGCGCCATGTATTCACTATTGCTAATTCTTCACGCACAACAACACCTGTTGTACTGACTGAAATTACATACGATGGTATAACAGGCTATGGAGAAGCTTCTCTCCCTCCCTATTTGGGCGAAAGCCAAGCTTCGGTAATCGAATTTCTGAAAAAAGTAGATCTCGAACAATTTTCCAGTCCGTTTGAACTGGATGATATACTCACCTATATCGACAAAATAACAGAGAATAATACTGCGGCTAAGGCTTCTATAGATATTGCATTGCATGATTTGGTAGGCAAAATAATGAATCAGCCCTGGTATAAAATATGGGGGTTGGACAAAGAGAAAACACCATCTACAACGTTTACGATTGGTATCGATACGGATGAGATTGTTAAACAAAAAACCAGAGAGGCCGCACCATTATACAATATACTGAAGGTAAAGCTCGGAAGAGAAAATGACAAGCAGATGATAGAGGCTATACGGACAGTAACCGACAAGCCTATAGCCGTGGATGCCAATCAGGGATGGAAAGATAAACATTATGCATTGGACATGATCAACTGGCTAAAAGAAAAAGGTATAGTCATGGTCGAACAACCAATGCCCAAATATAATCTGGAAGATGCCGCATGGATTACAGAAAGAAGCCCGCTACCTATATTTGCTGATGAGTCTTTTCAACGTCTTCAAGATGTGCTACGGCTAAAAGGAGCTTTCACCGGAGTAAATATCAAGTTAATGAAGTGTACAGGCATGCGTGAAGCTTGGAAAATACAAACTGTAGCACGGACAGCCAACATGAAAGTAATGATAGGCTGTATGACCGAAACGTCTTGTGCCATTTCTGCCGCAACGCAATTATCACCGGCTGTAGATTGGGCTGATCTGGATGGGAATCTATTGATCAGTAACGACTGCTTCAAAGGAGTAACAGTTATAAATGGTAAGTTACATCTGGATGATAAGCCCGGAATCGGAATAGAGAAAGTCGGGTGA
- a CDS encoding putative DNA modification/repair radical SAM protein: protein MNDNVLEKLKVLAESAKYDVSCSSSGTVRKNKAGGLGNTVGGMGICHSFTEDGRCVSLLKIMLTNYCIYDCAYCINRRSNDIRRATFTVQELVDLTIEFYRRNYIEGLFLSSGVINNPDYTMERMVRVIKNLRTVQRFNGYIHMKSIPGASQELISEAGLYADRMSVNLEIPTEVNLKLLAPEKDHRSVYKPMRYIQQGMQQSIEDRRKFRSAPRFVPAGQSTQMIVGATNERDKDILRVSSVLYQQTEMRRVYYSGFIPVNSYDTRLPALKQAPLVRENRLYQADWLMRFYQYRADEIVDDAYPDLDLEIDPKLAWALRHPEMFPVDINKADYVMILRVPGIGVKSAQYIVTSRRHGRLNASHLKKIGVVMKKAQYFITCNELPMYTVNEATPEYVRKILTEPKKRKGDDSQLSIIFPD from the coding sequence ATGAATGATAATGTACTCGAAAAACTGAAGGTATTGGCAGAGTCGGCAAAGTATGACGTTTCTTGCTCTTCCAGTGGTACTGTCCGCAAAAATAAAGCGGGCGGACTCGGGAATACTGTAGGTGGTATGGGGATATGCCATAGTTTTACGGAAGATGGGCGTTGCGTTTCATTGTTGAAAATTATGCTAACTAATTACTGTATTTATGATTGTGCATATTGTATCAATCGTAGGAGTAATGATATTCGTAGAGCTACTTTCACCGTCCAAGAATTGGTTGATCTTACAATTGAGTTTTATCGTCGCAACTATATCGAAGGTCTTTTTCTTAGTTCGGGCGTTATCAACAACCCAGACTATACGATGGAGCGTATGGTGAGAGTCATAAAAAATCTCAGAACTGTACAACGATTCAACGGATATATTCACATGAAAAGCATACCCGGTGCTAGTCAGGAATTGATTAGTGAAGCCGGATTGTATGCCGATCGTATGAGTGTAAATCTGGAAATACCTACAGAGGTAAATCTGAAACTTTTGGCTCCTGAAAAAGATCATCGCAGTGTATACAAGCCGATGCGTTATATTCAGCAGGGAATGCAACAAAGTATAGAAGACAGGCGGAAGTTTCGTTCTGCACCACGCTTTGTTCCTGCCGGACAGAGTACGCAAATGATAGTAGGTGCAACCAATGAGCGGGATAAGGATATCTTGCGCGTATCTTCCGTTCTTTATCAACAGACAGAGATGAGGCGTGTATACTATTCGGGCTTTATTCCGGTAAATAGTTATGATACTCGTTTGCCAGCACTAAAGCAGGCTCCATTGGTGAGAGAAAATCGCTTATATCAGGCCGACTGGCTGATGCGTTTCTATCAGTATAGAGCTGACGAAATAGTAGACGATGCATATCCTGATCTTGATCTCGAGATAGATCCGAAATTGGCATGGGCTTTGCGTCATCCCGAGATGTTTCCGGTGGATATTAACAAAGCTGACTATGTAATGATTCTTCGTGTGCCGGGTATTGGGGTTAAGTCAGCCCAGTATATTGTAACTTCGCGTCGGCATGGTAGATTGAATGCCTCACATCTTAAAAAGATTGGAGTGGTAATGAAAAAAGCGCAGTATTTTATTACTTGCAACGAGCTGCCCATGTATACAGTCAATGAGGCTACGCCGGAGTATGTTCGCAAAATCCTTACTGAACCTAAAAAGCGAAAAGGTGATGATAGCCAGTTGTCTATAATATTCCCCGACTGA
- a CDS encoding C40 family peptidase, producing the protein MKKICTLIALCICYSVLYAQNTDKQIYKYAELETILNNIREKHIPDRRVKVFDIKVDDHEKNPTLSGVTSDIAAYNELIKQSGKIYGKNFTDKIKLLPDKDLGDKTYGVTTLSVADIRVEGKFSAEMATQATLGTPIRILQKDGWSRIQTPDGYIAWTQEINYHPMTKTEFENWNSAKKIIFTDYFGFAYSAPDTQSQTVSDLVSCNILKKEGEVGDFYKVSYPDGRKAYILKSQSKKYEDWLDGITISGDNFVKKAYTLIGIPYVWGGTSVKGMDCSGFTKTIALMHGIILMRDASQQVHTGIPIDVSNGYGNLQPGDLMFFGKKAEKDKKERVRHVAFYIGNNKFIHASGYIRISSLDPKDNDYDEVNTKEFIRASRIIGAIDKEGSGIWSISNNSFYK; encoded by the coding sequence ATGAAAAAAATATGCACACTGATTGCTTTATGTATATGCTATTCTGTATTATATGCGCAAAATACAGACAAACAAATTTACAAGTATGCAGAACTAGAGACAATCCTCAACAATATCAGAGAGAAACATATCCCTGATAGAAGAGTAAAAGTGTTTGATATAAAAGTAGATGATCACGAAAAGAATCCTACATTATCAGGAGTTACATCCGACATTGCTGCATATAATGAATTAATAAAGCAGTCTGGAAAAATCTATGGGAAAAACTTCACGGATAAGATAAAATTATTACCCGATAAAGATTTAGGAGACAAAACTTATGGTGTGACAACCTTGTCTGTTGCCGATATCCGAGTTGAAGGTAAATTCTCGGCCGAAATGGCTACTCAGGCTACCCTCGGAACACCAATCCGAATTTTGCAAAAAGATGGATGGAGTCGCATACAAACACCTGATGGATACATAGCTTGGACTCAGGAAATAAATTATCACCCGATGACTAAGACTGAATTTGAGAATTGGAACTCGGCTAAAAAAATAATATTTACAGACTATTTTGGGTTTGCATATTCTGCACCTGATACACAAAGTCAGACTGTATCCGATCTGGTCAGTTGCAACATTCTGAAAAAAGAAGGCGAGGTTGGAGATTTTTATAAAGTATCATACCCCGATGGACGAAAAGCATATATACTAAAAAGCCAAAGTAAAAAGTATGAAGACTGGCTTGACGGAATTACAATATCAGGGGACAACTTTGTGAAAAAGGCATACACCCTGATAGGGATTCCCTATGTATGGGGTGGCACATCGGTAAAGGGCATGGACTGTAGTGGGTTTACCAAAACAATAGCACTGATGCACGGTATTATTCTGATGAGAGATGCCTCACAGCAGGTACATACGGGCATACCAATTGATGTAAGTAATGGATATGGGAATTTACAACCCGGAGATTTGATGTTTTTTGGAAAAAAAGCTGAAAAGGATAAAAAAGAGCGTGTACGCCATGTCGCATTTTATATTGGCAACAATAAATTCATTCATGCATCAGGGTATATCCGTATCAGTAGCCTCGATCCTAAAGACAATGATTATGACGAAGTGAATACAAAAGAATTCATCAGAGCTTCGCGCATAATAGGGGCCATAGATAAAGAGGGATCGGGAATATGGTCTATATCAAACAACTCATTCTATAAGTAA
- the porV gene encoding type IX secretion system outer membrane channel protein PorV, whose translation MKSLLRKILFVNIFALLALGTYAQDDVNPIQTAMPSLNIAPDARAGGMGDAGVATAPDVYSQHWNAAKYAFSPSKVGFGISYTPWLRKIINDIALVYGVGYYKLGNENNQALSASIRYFSIGDVKVVTDLNDFNGVVLSPNELAIDLAYSRKLTETFSGAVTVRYIRADYTGASEETSVGNAFAADISGYNESYIRTGSSESLLSFGFNISNIGTKISTNGDSRNEFLPTNLRLGASLMYPINEVSTISFSADLNKYLVPTPPVKKEGETNDEFSKRMADYRDINPIAGIFKSFGDAPGGFSEEMKEIAWSLGAEYDYNDKFRLRTGYFHENKMKGNRQYLSFGAGFKLSAFQLDVAYLLATAQQNPLDQTLRFSLGFDIDAMKNLFK comes from the coding sequence ATGAAGAGTCTTTTGAGAAAAATCTTATTTGTAAATATTTTTGCATTACTTGCATTAGGTACGTATGCACAAGATGACGTGAATCCGATACAAACGGCTATGCCGTCATTAAATATAGCTCCTGATGCCCGTGCAGGAGGGATGGGAGATGCCGGAGTGGCTACAGCACCGGATGTGTATTCCCAACACTGGAATGCTGCTAAATATGCATTTAGCCCAAGTAAGGTAGGTTTTGGAATATCATATACTCCATGGTTGAGAAAGATCATTAATGATATAGCACTAGTTTATGGTGTTGGTTACTATAAATTAGGGAATGAAAATAATCAGGCATTAAGTGCATCTATCCGTTACTTTTCTATCGGAGATGTGAAGGTTGTCACAGATTTGAATGACTTTAATGGTGTTGTATTAAGTCCGAACGAGTTGGCTATTGACTTAGCATATTCCCGTAAATTGACAGAGACTTTTTCCGGAGCTGTAACTGTGCGTTATATTCGTGCCGATTATACAGGAGCTTCTGAAGAAACTTCAGTAGGTAATGCTTTTGCCGCAGATATTTCTGGTTATAACGAATCTTATATCCGTACAGGGAGTTCAGAAAGTCTACTAAGTTTTGGTTTCAATATCTCTAATATTGGTACGAAAATTTCTACCAACGGAGATTCACGAAACGAATTCTTGCCAACCAATCTGCGTTTAGGTGCTTCTCTTATGTATCCGATCAACGAGGTAAGTACAATATCATTCAGTGCAGACTTGAACAAGTATTTGGTTCCAACTCCTCCTGTTAAAAAAGAAGGGGAAACCAATGATGAATTCAGCAAACGCATGGCAGATTATCGAGATATTAACCCGATAGCGGGTATCTTCAAATCATTTGGTGATGCTCCCGGTGGATTCTCGGAAGAAATGAAAGAGATTGCATGGTCGCTTGGTGCAGAATATGATTATAATGATAAGTTCCGTTTACGTACCGGTTACTTCCACGAAAATAAGATGAAAGGTAATCGTCAGTATCTTTCTTTTGGTGCAGGATTTAAGCTAAGCGCATTCCAACTGGATGTAGCATATCTGTTGGCTACGGCTCAACAAAATCCATTAGACCAAACATTGCGTTTTTCTCTAGGTTTTGATATTGATGCAATGAAAAATTTATTTAAGTAA
- the mnmD gene encoding tRNA (5-methylaminomethyl-2-thiouridine)(34)-methyltransferase MnmD has product MSVKPKIELTADGSHTLFMSDLNEHYHSVNGAIQESTHVFIKTGLHHCKKESVNILEIGFGTGLNAFLTALDVTNTERVIHYTGLELYPLPKSIINELNYSDNHSEQAKILYNKLHDADWNREVQILPEFYLSKIECDFTKFDFSSLKSSFDLIYFDAFAPDKQPEMWTQSIFDSLYSVTARNGILVTYCAKGVVRRMLQQAGYKTERLPGPPGKREMLRATKTD; this is encoded by the coding sequence ATGAGTGTGAAACCCAAAATAGAATTAACCGCTGATGGGTCTCACACTCTTTTCATGTCCGACCTGAATGAACACTATCATTCGGTAAATGGAGCTATACAAGAATCAACCCACGTATTTATTAAGACAGGATTGCATCATTGCAAAAAAGAGAGTGTCAATATTCTTGAAATTGGTTTTGGAACAGGCTTAAATGCTTTTCTGACAGCATTGGATGTAACCAATACTGAAAGAGTTATTCATTACACAGGGTTAGAGTTATATCCTTTGCCTAAATCAATTATCAACGAGTTGAATTATTCGGATAATCATTCGGAGCAAGCCAAGATTTTATATAATAAGTTGCATGATGCGGATTGGAATAGGGAAGTTCAAATTTTACCTGAGTTTTATTTGTCGAAGATAGAATGTGATTTTACCAAGTTTGATTTCTCCTCATTAAAATCTTCTTTCGATCTCATTTACTTCGATGCATTTGCTCCCGATAAGCAGCCCGAAATGTGGACGCAATCAATCTTTGATTCATTGTATTCTGTTACAGCCCGGAATGGGATATTAGTTACTTATTGTGCTAAAGGTGTTGTGCGTAGAATGCTACAACAAGCAGGCTACAAAACTGAAAGACTTCCCGGACCTCCCGGAAAAAGAGAAATGCTACGTGCTACAAAAACAGATTGA
- a CDS encoding polyprenol monophosphomannose synthase — protein MSDSIVIIPTYNEKENIEAITRAVFNLPKEFDILVIDDGSPDGTASIVKRLQTEFPERLHLVERAGKLGLGTAYIAGFKWALGRSYEYVYEMDADFSHNPNDLLRLYEACVNQGADLAVGSRYCSGVNVVNWPMGRVLMSYFASRYVRFITGMKVHDSTAGFVCYRRAVLETIDLDNIRFKGYAFQVEMKYTTHCLKFNIKEVSIIFVNRMLGTSKMSSGIFAEGVIGVITMRLRQMFGGIHKKK, from the coding sequence ATGTCAGATTCAATAGTTATCATCCCGACTTATAACGAAAAGGAGAATATAGAGGCCATCACAAGGGCAGTGTTCAATTTACCTAAAGAGTTCGATATTCTGGTTATTGACGATGGTTCTCCTGATGGAACCGCTTCTATTGTAAAGAGGCTTCAAACAGAGTTTCCCGAAAGGTTACATCTAGTGGAAAGAGCCGGTAAACTTGGTCTTGGAACGGCGTATATCGCAGGGTTTAAATGGGCTTTAGGACGTAGTTATGAGTATGTGTATGAGATGGATGCTGATTTTTCTCACAATCCGAACGATCTTCTCCGCTTGTATGAGGCATGTGTTAATCAAGGAGCCGATCTAGCGGTAGGCTCACGCTATTGTAGTGGCGTAAACGTTGTAAACTGGCCTATGGGCAGGGTCTTGATGTCTTATTTTGCTTCCAGATATGTGCGTTTTATTACGGGCATGAAGGTACATGACTCTACAGCCGGATTTGTTTGTTATCGGCGTGCAGTTCTAGAAACTATTGATTTGGACAATATTCGCTTCAAAGGATATGCTTTCCAAGTGGAAATGAAGTATACGACACATTGTCTCAAATTTAATATAAAAGAGGTATCTATTATTTTTGTTAATCGGATGTTGGGTACTTCAAAAATGAGCTCCGGTATTTTTGCTGAAGGTGTAATCGGTGTAATTACAATGCGCTTGAGGCAAATGTTTGGCGGAATTCATAAAAAGAAATAA
- the ispF gene encoding 2-C-methyl-D-erythritol 2,4-cyclodiphosphate synthase: MKIRVGFGYDVHRLADNRDLWLGGIKIEHSQGLLGHSDADVLIHAICDAILGAANLRDIGFHFPDTAGEYKDIDSKILLKKTLEVITEKGYSIGNIDATICAERPKINPHIPQMQKVMAEILEISVDDISIKATTSEKMGFVGREEGFAAYAVALIEKK; this comes from the coding sequence ATGAAGATAAGGGTAGGTTTTGGCTATGATGTGCATCGCCTTGCTGATAATAGAGATTTGTGGTTAGGTGGAATCAAAATAGAACATAGTCAGGGACTATTAGGACACTCCGATGCTGATGTGCTTATACATGCTATTTGCGATGCTATTCTTGGTGCGGCAAATTTACGTGATATAGGTTTTCATTTTCCTGATACAGCCGGAGAATATAAAGATATAGACAGTAAGATCTTATTGAAGAAAACATTAGAGGTGATAACCGAAAAAGGATATAGTATAGGCAATATAGATGCAACTATCTGTGCCGAACGTCCTAAAATAAATCCTCATATACCTCAGATGCAGAAAGTGATGGCTGAGATTTTAGAGATCTCGGTAGACGATATATCGATAAAAGCAACAACTTCAGAAAAAATGGGGTTTGTAGGCCGTGAGGAAGGTTTTGCCGCATACGCCGTTGCTTTAATTGAAAAAAAGTGA
- a CDS encoding TIGR03915 family putative DNA repair protein, with protein MIVFFYDKTFEGLLTAIFDAYSRKVFPDRLLAEGDIAPMFMDDSYTVVTQEDKATRVWKGLENKLSKGACNMLTYVWLSEEEGSDDLMFRYIRKALDNKISIETNFADSDVLQMSQLARKVSHEELYLKQFVRFQKAADDIFFAPVFPRYNALPLAIGHFKDRFSDQKWVIYDMKRKYGYYYDLNTMVEITLDNEEHLLGGKLDEKLMAEDEKLFQELWKGYFKSMTIKERINPKLHRQHMPKRFWKYLTEKQ; from the coding sequence ATGATAGTTTTTTTTTACGATAAAACATTCGAAGGCTTATTGACCGCCATCTTTGATGCATATAGCCGAAAAGTATTTCCCGACAGATTACTGGCAGAAGGAGATATTGCTCCCATGTTTATGGATGATAGCTATACGGTGGTTACGCAAGAAGACAAAGCTACTCGGGTTTGGAAAGGATTAGAAAATAAACTGTCGAAAGGAGCATGCAACATGCTTACCTATGTTTGGCTTTCGGAGGAAGAAGGAAGTGACGATCTTATGTTCCGTTATATTCGTAAAGCGCTTGATAATAAAATCTCTATAGAAACGAATTTTGCAGATAGCGATGTTTTGCAGATGAGCCAACTGGCTAGGAAAGTGTCCCACGAGGAACTCTATCTGAAACAGTTTGTGCGTTTTCAAAAAGCTGCTGACGATATATTCTTTGCACCTGTATTTCCCCGATATAATGCTCTTCCTTTGGCTATTGGTCATTTCAAAGATCGCTTTTCGGATCAAAAATGGGTTATCTATGATATGAAAAGAAAATATGGGTATTACTATGATCTGAATACAATGGTAGAGATCACACTTGATAATGAAGAGCATTTGCTGGGAGGAAAATTGGATGAAAAGTTGATGGCCGAAGACGAAAAGTTATTTCAAGAGTTGTGGAAAGGTTATTTTAAGTCGATGACCATAAAAGAACGTATAAATCCAAAACTGCATCGACAGCACATGCCAAAACGTTTTTGGAAATACCTTACCGAGAAACAATAA
- the dusB gene encoding tRNA dihydrouridine synthase DusB, whose product MKIGNIKFSENPVFLAPMEDVTDMGFRLMCKQFGADMVYTEFVSSDALIRHVNKTQAKLTISEEERPVAIQIYGREVDAMVEAAKICEEANPNILDINFGCPVKKVAGKGAGSGMMKTPELMVEITAAVVKAVKIPVTVKTRLGWDHESKIIVELAEQLQDVGIQALTIHGRTRSQMYTGEADWKLIGDVKNNPRIHIPIVGNGDVTSPEICKRRFNETGVDAVMIGRGSIGSPWIFEDVKHYLRTGETLPKKEFGWYLNVLKEMIRKNVAHSGERGGIIHSRRHLAASSLFKGLPDFKKVRVAMLRTESVDELFEIMDTIQEQFQIESNN is encoded by the coding sequence ATGAAAATAGGCAATATAAAATTCTCTGAAAACCCTGTCTTTCTTGCACCTATGGAAGATGTAACAGATATGGGATTTCGTCTTATGTGCAAGCAATTTGGGGCAGATATGGTATATACCGAGTTTGTATCCAGCGATGCACTTATTCGTCATGTGAATAAGACTCAGGCTAAGCTCACCATCAGTGAAGAAGAGCGTCCTGTGGCTATACAAATATACGGAAGGGAAGTCGATGCAATGGTGGAAGCTGCAAAAATCTGTGAAGAAGCCAATCCGAATATATTGGATATAAACTTTGGCTGTCCGGTAAAGAAAGTGGCAGGCAAGGGTGCCGGTTCGGGTATGATGAAAACCCCCGAACTTATGGTTGAAATAACGGCTGCTGTAGTAAAAGCCGTAAAAATCCCTGTAACGGTAAAAACTCGTTTAGGTTGGGATCATGAGTCGAAGATTATTGTGGAGTTGGCAGAGCAATTGCAAGACGTAGGAATACAAGCCTTGACGATACATGGGCGCACACGCTCACAGATGTACACAGGAGAGGCTGATTGGAAATTGATCGGCGATGTGAAAAATAACCCTCGTATACATATTCCGATAGTAGGTAATGGGGATGTAACTAGTCCCGAAATATGCAAACGCCGTTTCAACGAGACAGGAGTGGATGCCGTAATGATAGGGCGGGGGAGTATCGGTAGTCCGTGGATATTTGAAGATGTGAAGCATTATTTGAGAACAGGTGAAACACTTCCGAAGAAAGAATTTGGATGGTACCTGAATGTTCTAAAAGAGATGATCCGCAAAAATGTTGCTCATTCAGGGGAACGTGGCGGAATTATTCATAGTCGGCGTCATTTGGCTGCAAGCTCATTGTTTAAAGGGTTGCCCGATTTTAAGAAAGTAAGAGTGGCTATGTTACGAACAGAGTCCGTTGATGAACTTTTTGAAATTATGGATACTATACAGGAGCAATTTCAGATCGAATCAAACAATTGA
- a CDS encoding energy transducer TonB, with amino-acid sequence MKNAVNLNSTEWCDIVFEGRNKSYGAFALRQSSWKRHILAFAIILVFVGFVTALPLIISTVKAATGIKPDNITDKYTIVVIDPPLNKVDEIEKPPIPEPPKFIQMTKFVPPTIVDDTKVNNEEEMVTMEEVAKGKDAIGKHKVENGSTDPDAVRKDIESIMTPTAKEGTEKKPETFIAVEIMPQFPGGESEMYKFISANLKYPVVDQEIGTQGRVIVRFVVSKTGEISNLELLKGISPTCDKEAMRVIKSMPKWIPGKQSGNPVQVYFTIPIVFKLKQ; translated from the coding sequence ATGAAAAACGCAGTAAACCTAAACTCAACAGAATGGTGTGACATAGTTTTTGAAGGGAGAAACAAATCATATGGTGCATTCGCTTTAAGGCAATCTTCTTGGAAACGACACATTCTCGCTTTTGCTATCATCTTAGTTTTTGTAGGTTTTGTAACAGCTCTACCGTTAATCATCAGTACAGTAAAAGCTGCAACAGGTATAAAGCCGGATAATATAACAGATAAATATACAATAGTAGTTATCGATCCGCCATTAAACAAAGTGGATGAGATTGAAAAACCACCAATTCCTGAACCACCTAAATTTATACAAATGACGAAGTTTGTTCCACCAACAATTGTTGATGACACTAAAGTCAATAATGAAGAAGAGATGGTGACAATGGAAGAGGTTGCAAAAGGCAAAGACGCCATTGGAAAACACAAGGTAGAAAATGGTTCTACTGACCCTGATGCTGTCCGAAAAGATATAGAAAGCATAATGACACCAACGGCTAAGGAAGGAACAGAAAAGAAACCCGAGACATTTATTGCAGTAGAAATCATGCCCCAATTCCCTGGTGGTGAATCCGAAATGTATAAATTTATAAGTGCCAACCTTAAATACCCCGTTGTAGATCAAGAGATAGGAACACAGGGACGTGTTATAGTAAGATTCGTTGTTAGTAAAACCGGTGAAATATCCAACTTGGAATTATTAAAAGGTATCAGTCCGACATGCGACAAGGAGGCGATGAGGGTTATAAAAAGTATGCCAAAATGGATCCCTGGGAAGCAAAGCGGAAATCCTGTTCAGGTATATTTCACAATTCCGATTGTATTCAAGCTGAAACAATAG